A region of Solea solea chromosome 7, fSolSol10.1, whole genome shotgun sequence DNA encodes the following proteins:
- the LOC131462844 gene encoding extracellular calcium-sensing receptor-like, with protein sequence MLFSCFSYDVSSSVYSSSCQLQGQFHLNGMHKPGDVILGGIFRSHFFPADPDLSFTSEPQQPTCYGFDVIGFRKAQTMAFAIDEINRNSNLLPNVTVGYSLYDNCLQVGVGFRAALTLVSGQEGQVTLEENCVGTPPVLGIVGDSSSTRTIAISTVLGSYRVPLVSYFATCSCLSDRQRFPSFFRTIPSDAFQVNAMIQILKHFGWTWAGLLISDNDYGFHAARSFHSDLGTAAGGCLAYTEILPRVYDPAELKRIVDVMRKSTARVVIAFASQSRMLNLMKEVVRQNVTGLQWIASEGWTSSTSLQTPHLMSYLGGTLGFAIRRGEMPQLRDFLLQIRPDLHHNNTDGNSLVNQFWEHTFQCRFAPPPAGWVEAGGEFCTGQEVIENVETDFLDVSNLRPEYNVYKAVYALAYALDDMLQCEPGRGPFSNNTCAHLQRLEPWQLLHYLEKVNFTTTFGDRVSFDENGDALPIYDIMNWVWLPDGITKVQRVGEVKRSAFKGEELTLDEDKIFWNFESKQPPRSVCSESCPPGTRMARKKGEPECCFDCIPCSEGKISNTTDSMECTSCPEDFWSSPQRDHCVPKKTEFLSYHEPLGICLTTTSLLGTCICGVVLGIFIHHHSTPIVRANNSELSFLLLVSLKLCFLCSLLFIGRPRRWTCQLRHAAFGISFVLCVSCILMKTMVVLAVFRASKPGGESSLKWFGAVQQRGTVLVLTSVQAAICTAWLVSASPVPHKNTQYHRDKIVYECAVGSTVGFAVLLGYIGLLAVLSCLLAFLARNLPDSFNEAKLITFSMLIFCAVWVAFVPAYISSPGKYADAVEVFAILASSFGLLVALFGPKCYIILLRPERNTKKAIMGRDAES encoded by the exons ATGTTGTTCTCCTGCTTCTCCTATGATGTCTCCTCCTCagtttattcctcctcttgtcagttacaggGGCAGTTTCAtctaaatgggatgcacaaacctggagatgtgattctaggtggGATTTTCAGATCCCATTTCTTTCCTGCTGATCCTGACCTGtcttttacctcagagccacaacagcctacctgctatgg TTTTGATGTCATAGGATTCAGAAAagctcagaccatggcctttgcaATTGATGAGATCAAtagaaactccaacctgctgcctaatgtgactgtgggatacagtctgtatgataactgcctTCAAGTGGGGGTTggatttcgtgcagcactgaccttagtcagtggtcaagaagggCAAGTTACgttagaggagaactgtgtaggaactcctccagtcctagggattgtgggtgattctTCTTCTACACGTACTATTGCAATATCCACAGTCTTAGGTTCgtacagagtgcctctg gtgagttattttgctacatgttcctgcctgagtgatcgACAAaggtttccatctttctttaggacaATCccgagtgatgcttttcag gtgaatgctatgattcagattttaaaacattttggttggacttgggcaggtctgctcatcagtgataatgattatggattccacgctgcccgatcatttcactctgatctgggtacAGCTgctggaggttgtctggcttacactgAGATTTTGCCCCGTGTTTACGACCCTGCTGAACTAaagagaatagtggatgtgatgagaaaatctacagctcgagtggtaATTGCGTTTGCAAGTCAGAGTCGCATGCTCAACCTTATGAAAGAG gtggtgaggcagaatgtgacgggcctgcagtggattgccagtGAAGGCTGGACATCAAGCACTTCACTTCAGACTCCTCACCTCATGTCatacctgggtggaacactgggctTCGCAATTCGTCGAGGAGAAATGCCACAACtcagggacttcctgttacaaatacgtcctgacctacatcacaacaacactgatGGAAATAGCCTG gtgaatcagttttgggaacacacatttcagtgtagatttgcaccacctcctgcaggttgggtggaagctggaggagagttttgcactggacaggaagttatagagaatgtggagactgaTTTCCtggatgtttcaaacctcagaccagagtataatgtgtataaggctgtgtacgctctggcgtatgctcttgatgacatgctgcagtgtgagccagggagaggacctttcagcaacaacacctgtgcacatttacaaagactggagccatggcag CTTCTCcattacttggaaaaagtcaatttcacaacaacatttggtgatcGAGTGTCgtttgatgaaaatggtgatgccttaccaatatatgacatcatgaactgggtgtggctccctgatggaataactaaagttcagagagtAGGTGAGGTcaagaggtcagccttcaaaggtgaagaactcacactggatgaagacaaaatcttctggaactttgaatccaaacag cctcctcggtcagtgtgcagtgagagttgtcctccaggtacccgcatggccagaaagaagggggaacctgagtgttgttttgactgtatcccttgttctgagggaaagatcagcaatacaactg actccatggagtgcaccagttgtccagaagatttttggtccagcccccagcgtgaccactgtgttcctaagaaaacagagttcctctcctaccatgagcctctgggtatctgtttgacaaccacctcactgttgggcacatgtatctgtggtgttgttctgggcatcttcatccatcatcacagcacacctatagttcgtgccaacaattcagaactcagttttcttctcttggtgtcgctcaaattgtgtttcttgtgttcattgctcttcattggacgacccagaaggtggacttgccaactaagacatgcagcatttggaatcagctttgtgctttgtgtctcatgtatcctaatgaaaaccatggtggttttggctgtgttcagggcttccaaaccaggaggtgagtccagtctcaagtggtttggtgctgtgcagcagagagggacagttctggttctgacttctgttcaagcagcaatctgcactgcctggcttgtctccgcttcaccagtgcctcataaaaacacccagtatcacagagacaagatagtttatgagtgtgcagttgggtccacagttggttttgcagttttgcttggttatattggtttactggctgtcctcagttgtttgttagcttttctagcaaggaatcttccagacagtttcaatgaggccaaactcatcactttcagcatgttgatcttctgtgcagtgtgggtggcctttgtccctgcttacatcagctcaccgggcaaatatgcagatgcagtggaggtttttgccatcctggcctcaagttttggcctcttggtggcgctgtttggacccaaatgttacataatcctgttgagaccagagagaaacacaaagaaagccatcatggggCGAGATGCTGAGTCATGA